In Paenibacillus sp. FSL R7-0345, a single window of DNA contains:
- a CDS encoding heavy metal translocating P-type ATPase, with protein MEKSSETGLQQTTLQITGMTCSACAARIEKGLSRMDGVSRANVNLALEQATVGFDPAVAGLPQIEEKIRSLGYDTVREAADFDITGMTCAACSARIEKVLGKMPGIASVNVNLALETAHVEYSPGNISTADIMEKVSSIGYKASLKRDRGETVDQRGQEIVRKRNKWLISAILSFPLLWAMVGHFSFTSRIPAPDLLMNPWFQLILATPVQFIIGWQFYVSAYKALKNGSANMDVLVVLGTSAAYFYSLYLTIDSLGMSGMNHTVDMYYETSAVLITLILVGKWFEALAKGRSSDAIRSLMGLQAKTALVIRGGNEISISIEEVIPGDIVLVKPGTKIPVDGQVLEGLSSVDESMLTGESIPVEKKPGDAVIGATINKNGMLKIEARKVGRDTALAQIIRVVEEAQGSKAPIQRIADVISGIFVPIVVAVAALTFFIWYLWGAPGQFADALEKAIAVLVIACPCALGLATPTSIMAGSGRAAEFGILFKGGEHLEAARDIRTVVLDKTGTVTSGKPVLTDILTTTGIAAHGRELAENRLLAVTAAAEKLSEHPLAEAIVAGAAVRGLTLPAAEQFQAVPGRGISAVVDGAAVLVGTRRMMEESGADTGPWSQLMRKLEQEGKTAMLVSLDGSIAGIVAVADTIKETSKAAVARLHEMGIEVVMITGDNKLTAEAIAQQAGIRTVLAEVLPEGKAAEIRRLQSGGVKVAMVGDGINDAPALATADTGMAIGTGTDVAMEAADITLMRGDLMSIPDAILMSRKTMRNIKQNLFWALAYNTIGIPVAALGFLAPWLAGAAMAFSSVSVVLNALRLQRVKL; from the coding sequence ATGGAAAAGAGTTCAGAAACAGGCTTGCAGCAGACAACGCTGCAGATTACAGGCATGACCTGCTCCGCCTGCGCAGCCCGGATTGAGAAGGGGCTGTCCCGGATGGATGGGGTGTCGCGGGCCAATGTGAATCTTGCGCTGGAGCAGGCGACGGTCGGCTTTGATCCTGCGGTCGCGGGGCTGCCGCAGATTGAGGAGAAAATCCGTTCGCTCGGTTATGATACGGTTAGGGAAGCAGCGGATTTTGATATTACGGGCATGACCTGTGCCGCCTGCTCGGCGCGGATCGAGAAGGTGCTAGGCAAGATGCCCGGGATTGCGTCGGTGAATGTGAATCTGGCGCTGGAGACGGCGCATGTGGAATATTCGCCGGGCAATATCAGTACGGCGGATATTATGGAGAAGGTCAGCAGCATTGGTTATAAGGCGTCACTTAAGCGGGACCGGGGGGAGACAGTGGACCAGCGTGGCCAGGAGATTGTACGTAAACGGAATAAGTGGCTGATCTCGGCGATCCTGTCCTTCCCGCTGCTGTGGGCGATGGTTGGCCATTTCTCCTTTACCTCCCGGATTCCGGCTCCGGATCTGCTGATGAATCCCTGGTTCCAGCTTATACTGGCGACTCCGGTGCAGTTCATTATCGGCTGGCAGTTTTATGTGAGCGCCTATAAGGCGCTGAAGAACGGCAGCGCGAATATGGATGTGCTTGTCGTGCTGGGTACCTCCGCCGCGTATTTCTACAGCTTGTATCTGACCATAGATTCCCTCGGGATGAGCGGCATGAACCACACCGTGGATATGTACTATGAAACGAGTGCAGTGCTGATTACGCTGATCCTGGTGGGTAAATGGTTCGAGGCGCTGGCCAAAGGCCGTTCCTCGGATGCCATCCGCAGCCTGATGGGGCTGCAGGCCAAGACCGCGCTTGTCATCCGCGGCGGTAACGAGATCAGCATTTCTATAGAAGAAGTTATTCCCGGCGACATTGTACTGGTGAAGCCGGGCACGAAGATTCCGGTTGACGGCCAGGTGCTGGAAGGATTGTCCTCTGTGGATGAATCGATGCTAACTGGCGAGAGCATTCCGGTGGAGAAGAAGCCGGGCGACGCCGTCATCGGAGCCACGATTAACAAAAACGGGATGCTGAAGATTGAAGCCCGTAAGGTAGGCCGGGATACTGCCCTGGCGCAGATTATCCGGGTGGTTGAGGAGGCGCAGGGCTCCAAGGCGCCGATTCAGCGGATTGCCGATGTGATCTCCGGTATTTTTGTACCGATCGTTGTTGCTGTTGCAGCTCTGACCTTCTTCATCTGGTACCTCTGGGGGGCACCCGGACAGTTTGCCGACGCACTGGAAAAAGCGATTGCCGTGCTCGTCATCGCCTGCCCCTGCGCGCTTGGTCTGGCGACACCGACCTCGATTATGGCCGGCTCCGGACGGGCTGCCGAATTCGGGATTCTCTTCAAGGGCGGCGAGCATCTGGAGGCTGCGCGGGATATTCGGACCGTTGTGCTGGATAAGACCGGTACGGTAACGAGCGGCAAGCCGGTGCTTACGGATATTCTGACGACTACCGGCATCGCAGCGCACGGCAGGGAGCTGGCGGAGAACCGGCTGCTGGCGGTTACGGCAGCGGCTGAGAAGCTCTCGGAGCATCCGCTCGCCGAGGCTATTGTGGCCGGTGCTGCAGTCCGCGGACTCACACTGCCGGCGGCAGAGCAGTTCCAGGCGGTACCCGGCCGGGGTATTTCGGCGGTTGTTGACGGAGCGGCGGTGCTGGTAGGAACCCGCCGGATGATGGAGGAGAGCGGCGCGGATACCGGCCCCTGGAGCCAGCTGATGAGGAAGCTGGAGCAGGAGGGCAAGACGGCGATGCTGGTGTCTCTTGATGGAAGCATAGCCGGTATTGTGGCGGTTGCCGATACGATCAAGGAGACTTCCAAGGCAGCGGTAGCCAGGCTGCATGAGATGGGCATTGAGGTTGTCATGATCACTGGTGACAACAAGCTGACTGCCGAAGCGATTGCGCAGCAGGCCGGCATCCGTACCGTGCTGGCGGAGGTGCTGCCCGAAGGCAAAGCGGCAGAGATCCGCAGACTGCAAAGCGGCGGCGTGAAGGTTGCCATGGTCGGCGACGGGATCAATGATGCGCCGGCGCTGGCGACAGCGGATACCGGGATGGCCATTGGCACCGGTACGGACGTTGCCATGGAAGCAGCGGACATTACGCTTATGCGCGGCGATCTGATGAGCATCCCCGACGCCATTCTGATGAGCCGCAAGACCATGCGCAATATCAAGCAGAATTTGTTCTGGGCGCTCGCTTACAATACAATTGGGATACCGGTAGCCGCACTGGGCTTTCTGGCACCGTGGCTCGCAGGAGCGGCGATGGCCTTCAGCTCCGTGTCGGTTGTACTCAATGCGCTGCGGCTGCAGCGGGTGAAGCTGTAG
- the copZ gene encoding copper chaperone CopZ, which translates to MSNVTLTVEGMSCGHCVSAVEKAVSGLGAAAKVDLQAKQVAVEYDESKVSLNTIKEAIEDQGYDVV; encoded by the coding sequence ATGTCAAACGTAACTTTAACTGTAGAAGGAATGTCCTGCGGACACTGTGTCAGTGCCGTAGAGAAAGCTGTAAGCGGTCTGGGCGCTGCTGCCAAAGTAGACCTGCAAGCCAAGCAAGTGGCAGTAGAGTATGACGAGAGCAAAGTAAGCCTGAACACTATTAAAGAAGCTATCGAGGATCAGGGATACGACGTGGTATAA
- a CDS encoding DUF5317 domain-containing protein: MVYDGIIIGLIVGLFRGGLKHGLVQFSNIRLKSGWIFPLLLVFQFFMFYIQERSSTVAAASGYVYIAVYVVGLIFLWLNRHNKGFWLIMIGVFLNFLVMLVNGGRMPVSYEAASVLDPIYLDMLKSGDAVTKHYLLDASTRLAFLGDIIPLSSPYPRTQAISIGDVVMNFGIFLFIINIMTPAATTRKPQPDVQG; the protein is encoded by the coding sequence ATGGTTTATGACGGTATTATTATCGGTTTAATTGTCGGCTTGTTCAGAGGCGGCTTGAAGCACGGCCTCGTCCAGTTCAGCAATATCCGGCTAAAGTCCGGCTGGATCTTCCCGCTGCTGCTGGTATTCCAATTTTTTATGTTTTATATTCAGGAGCGGTCGTCCACTGTAGCCGCAGCCAGCGGATATGTTTATATCGCTGTGTATGTGGTGGGGCTGATTTTTTTATGGTTGAACCGGCACAACAAAGGATTTTGGCTGATTATGATAGGCGTATTCCTGAATTTTCTGGTTATGCTTGTCAACGGAGGGAGAATGCCGGTATCTTACGAGGCGGCGTCCGTACTGGACCCGATCTATCTGGACATGCTCAAGAGCGGTGACGCAGTAACCAAGCACTATCTGCTTGATGCTTCGACCCGTTTAGCTTTTCTGGGCGATATTATCCCGCTGTCCAGCCCTTATCCGCGTACGCAGGCTATCAGCATTGGCGATGTGGTTATGAACTTCGGGATCTTCCTGTTCATCATCAATATCATGACACCTGCCGCCACAACCCGTAAACCTCAGCCGGATGTGCAGGGATAA
- a CDS encoding diguanylate cyclase, with amino-acid sequence MAKLKSFAATLDSGHMYALSVCLIGMGLFSYTNRFEFLHYSTSTWVWVYAMTSACLVLNFFMIQLPPEGNEQSLDSSVYLACIFIFGPGFTLTVLLLNCLFFAIIDRGTRWWKHLTNFFIYSIMIIVSAACFQYLGGTPGALINTQLFTYLLVLAVYFFMNTLLVVLYYYILYRATLYETIKDMIKDAMFVYLCTLVLSLVLTVLVYHNQILGLLLYMCLAVLLCQSFKKLFSMYRSIQERANTDQRTGLFNHSYFEEVLEQEIQKSRSTGVPLSLAMIDLDDFKKYNDHFGHLQGDKLISFVGELLKSESQKSGTIAARYGGEEFTLLMPGYDSLQARTYIDLLRKKLNNSRFNGVEIFPLGCLAFSAGIAASSSDIHDKSQLVDHADQALYYSKRQGKNTVHTYGEHSPLEQELDFSQDVRDIEQQLNLFMYKDMETFRHSKRVFRYAMDISEILEMDAISKRNFTLGALIHDIGKLEIPWSILNKTDKLEPEEWEMVKWHVTWGKKMALTNDKFKELAPYIELHHERYDGKGYPYGFKGEEIPRLCRMLTIIDSFDAMTTERPYQPTKSFEEAVIELRACAGSQFDPELTELFINYIESREPRHGIAAM; translated from the coding sequence ATGGCTAAACTTAAATCTTTTGCTGCAACGTTGGATTCAGGGCACATGTACGCACTGTCTGTCTGCCTGATTGGCATGGGGCTTTTTTCATATACGAACCGCTTTGAGTTCCTTCACTACTCCACATCCACCTGGGTCTGGGTCTATGCAATGACCAGCGCCTGCCTGGTGCTTAACTTCTTTATGATCCAGCTCCCGCCGGAAGGCAACGAGCAGTCGCTGGACTCTTCGGTTTATCTCGCCTGCATTTTTATTTTCGGACCCGGCTTTACACTGACCGTACTGCTGCTGAACTGCCTGTTCTTCGCCATCATTGACCGGGGCACACGCTGGTGGAAGCATCTGACCAATTTTTTCATCTACAGTATCATGATTATCGTATCTGCAGCCTGCTTCCAATACCTCGGGGGAACTCCCGGTGCGCTCATTAACACGCAATTATTCACGTATCTCCTGGTGCTGGCTGTTTATTTCTTTATGAATACCCTGCTCGTCGTCCTGTACTATTACATTTTATACCGGGCTACGTTATACGAAACAATCAAAGATATGATTAAAGATGCAATGTTCGTCTATCTGTGTACTTTAGTGCTTTCCCTCGTATTGACTGTACTGGTCTATCATAATCAGATTCTCGGGCTGCTGCTCTACATGTGCCTGGCGGTGCTGCTCTGTCAATCATTCAAAAAGCTGTTCTCCATGTACCGCAGCATTCAAGAACGGGCCAACACGGATCAGCGGACCGGATTGTTCAACCACAGCTACTTCGAGGAAGTTCTGGAACAGGAAATTCAGAAATCAAGGTCTACCGGCGTGCCGTTGTCGCTGGCCATGATCGACCTTGACGACTTCAAAAAATATAATGATCACTTCGGGCATCTTCAGGGGGACAAGCTGATTTCCTTTGTCGGGGAATTGCTCAAATCAGAATCCCAAAAGTCCGGCACGATTGCTGCGCGATACGGAGGTGAGGAGTTCACGCTGCTTATGCCCGGCTACGACAGCCTGCAGGCCCGCACTTACATTGACCTGCTGCGCAAAAAGCTTAACAACAGCCGCTTTAACGGCGTTGAGATTTTTCCGCTCGGCTGCCTCGCCTTTTCCGCCGGTATTGCTGCCAGCAGCAGCGACATTCACGATAAATCACAGCTAGTCGACCATGCCGATCAGGCACTCTACTACTCCAAACGCCAGGGCAAGAATACCGTGCATACTTACGGAGAACATTCACCGCTGGAGCAGGAGCTTGATTTCAGCCAGGATGTACGGGATATTGAGCAGCAGCTCAATCTGTTCATGTATAAGGATATGGAGACCTTCCGCCACTCCAAGCGTGTCTTCCGTTATGCCATGGATATCAGCGAAATACTGGAGATGGATGCCATATCCAAAAGAAATTTCACCCTGGGCGCACTGATTCACGACATCGGCAAGCTGGAGATTCCGTGGAGCATCCTCAACAAAACAGACAAGCTGGAGCCCGAGGAATGGGAAATGGTCAAATGGCATGTCACCTGGGGCAAAAAAATGGCGCTCACCAATGACAAGTTCAAGGAGCTCGCACCTTACATTGAGCTGCACCACGAACGTTACGACGGCAAAGGGTATCCTTACGGGTTCAAAGGCGAGGAAATCCCCCGTCTATGCCGGATGCTGACGATTATCGACTCCTTTGATGCAATGACTACTGAAAGGCCGTACCAGCCGACCAAATCGTTTGAGGAAGCGGTCATAGAGCTGCGTGCCTGTGCCGGAAGCCAGTTCGACCCTGAGCTTACCGAGCTTTTTATTAACTATATTGAATCCAGAGAGCCCCGGCACGGAATTGCGGCGATGTAA
- a CDS encoding PadR family transcriptional regulator: MKMVILGLLQEKDMHPYEIMLIMKERMYDQMMKLQMGSLYYAVDKLAQEKHIEAVETIRSNDRPDKTIYRITGKGKALFEQLVLQQIKKMELVFHPLYMALALSRYIDQDKVEKILEERIRETQHQVNYAYQVYEEHISVVPRSALHLMYGRYEHNLTELKWLKRLYADVKARKLNDYGTPLSL, encoded by the coding sequence ATGAAGATGGTAATCCTCGGCCTGCTGCAGGAGAAAGATATGCACCCTTATGAGATCATGCTCATCATGAAAGAGCGGATGTACGACCAAATGATGAAGCTGCAGATGGGCTCGCTCTATTACGCTGTCGACAAGCTGGCGCAGGAGAAGCATATCGAGGCTGTGGAGACCATCCGCAGCAATGACCGTCCGGACAAAACCATTTACCGGATTACCGGTAAAGGAAAAGCCCTGTTCGAGCAGCTGGTTCTGCAGCAGATCAAAAAGATGGAGCTGGTCTTCCATCCCCTGTATATGGCTCTGGCGCTTTCGCGATATATAGACCAGGACAAGGTGGAAAAGATACTGGAGGAACGCATCCGTGAAACCCAGCATCAGGTCAACTATGCCTATCAGGTATATGAGGAGCATATTTCAGTTGTCCCCCGTTCGGCGCTGCACCTGATGTACGGGCGGTATGAACACAACCTTACTGAGCTGAAGTGGTTAAAGCGGCTCTACGCAGATGTTAAGGCACGTAAGCTGAACGACTACGGAACACCGTTGTCACTATAA
- a CDS encoding MDR family MFS transporter, whose protein sequence is MHTKESNLKLVVVGLLLGILMSAMDNTIVASAMGTIVSELGGLDKIVWVTSAYMVMVMAGTPIFGKLSDMYGRKRFFIFGLIVFLAGSALCGTASSITQLSIYRAIQGIGGGALMPIAFTIVFDIYPPEKRGKLTGLFGAVFGISSVIGPLLGAYITDYLSWQWVFYINLPIGIVAFALIMTSYKESVSHAKQRIDWGGAFTLVGSIICLMFALELGGNQYAWDSATILGLFAGFAVLLIAFIFIERYAAEPVISFAMFGKRLFATSSLIGLFYGSTFIVATVYIPIFVQGVNGGSATNSGLILMPMMIGTVLGSQTGGLLTTKTSFRNIMLLSAVCFLAGVFCLSTLSPDTSRLMLNIFMLLTGFGVGFSFSVLSMASIHHFDMRQRGSATSTSTFMRSLGMTLGITIFGIIQRNSFTDSLSGAFGNSEQAASFGNPQAALTPEARAGIPAAVLEKITGALSDSISHTFMWALIPAALGVAFVLLMPGDRLTLKPKTAQPSSDRG, encoded by the coding sequence ATGCATACTAAAGAAAGCAATTTAAAGCTCGTAGTGGTTGGCCTGCTGCTTGGTATTCTGATGTCCGCGATGGACAATACCATTGTAGCCTCAGCTATGGGCACCATTGTATCCGAGCTTGGCGGACTCGATAAAATCGTCTGGGTTACCTCTGCGTATATGGTCATGGTAATGGCCGGTACCCCGATCTTCGGCAAGCTGTCCGATATGTACGGGCGCAAACGGTTCTTTATCTTCGGACTGATCGTCTTCCTGGCAGGCTCGGCCCTGTGCGGTACGGCGAGCAGCATTACCCAGCTCAGTATTTACCGGGCTATTCAGGGGATTGGCGGCGGTGCGCTGATGCCGATTGCCTTCACCATCGTGTTCGATATTTATCCGCCTGAAAAAAGAGGCAAGCTGACCGGTCTCTTCGGTGCCGTCTTCGGGATCTCCAGCGTAATCGGTCCGCTTCTGGGTGCTTACATCACGGATTACTTAAGCTGGCAATGGGTGTTCTACATCAATCTGCCGATCGGTATCGTAGCTTTTGCACTGATAATGACGTCTTATAAAGAATCCGTCTCTCATGCCAAGCAGCGGATTGACTGGGGCGGCGCCTTTACGCTTGTCGGCTCGATCATCTGCCTGATGTTCGCGCTTGAGCTCGGCGGCAATCAATACGCCTGGGATTCCGCTACAATTCTCGGCCTGTTCGCCGGCTTTGCCGTTCTGCTGATTGCCTTCATCTTTATTGAACGTTACGCGGCAGAACCGGTGATTTCGTTCGCGATGTTCGGCAAACGCCTGTTTGCGACCAGCAGCCTGATTGGGCTGTTCTACGGCTCTACTTTTATCGTAGCTACTGTCTACATTCCCATCTTTGTGCAGGGTGTTAACGGCGGCTCGGCCACTAACTCCGGGCTGATTCTGATGCCGATGATGATCGGCACCGTGCTCGGAAGCCAGACCGGCGGGCTGCTGACTACCAAGACCAGCTTCCGCAACATCATGTTACTGTCGGCCGTCTGCTTCCTGGCCGGAGTCTTTTGCCTGAGCACCTTGTCGCCGGATACTTCGCGTCTGATGCTTAACATCTTCATGCTGCTGACCGGCTTCGGTGTCGGCTTCTCCTTCTCCGTGCTCAGCATGGCTTCGATCCATCATTTTGATATGCGCCAGCGCGGTTCAGCGACATCCACAAGCACCTTCATGCGTTCGCTGGGCATGACGCTCGGGATTACCATCTTCGGGATTATCCAGCGCAACAGCTTTACAGACAGCCTGAGCGGTGCCTTCGGCAATAGTGAACAGGCTGCTTCCTTCGGCAATCCGCAGGCAGCGCTGACACCGGAAGCAAGAGCCGGCATTCCGGCTGCCGTACTCGAAAAGATTACAGGCGCCTTGTCGGACTCCATCTCGCACACCTTCATGTGGGCGCTGATTCCGGCAGCACTGGGTGTTGCTTTTGTCCTGCTCATGCCGGGAGACCGGCTTACGCTTAAGCCGAAGACAGCACAGCCTTCCAGTGACCGGGGATAA
- a CDS encoding ABC transporter ATP-binding protein: MEHVIEMEQVSKAYQGKKAVDGISFSVGKGTVTAILGPNGAGKSTMLAMLLGLTEPAEGRITVFGKQPGHSAVREKTGAMLQEVSVMDRLKVHELIKLTRSYYPQPMDTEVLYKATGLAESDLKRYAEKLSGGQKRSLGFALALAGDPDLLFLDEPTVGMDVAARRKFWETVRGLAAGGKTILFTTHYLQEAEDIADRILLFSRGTLVADGTPDEIKSQLVRSSLSFLPAGDASKLLVQLRQLPSINEISSRDGRIYVTAESTDEALRDLFTGGLEVKDVRIDQGRLDAAFEQLTGNPGEAEQQ; the protein is encoded by the coding sequence ATGGAGCATGTAATAGAGATGGAGCAGGTCAGCAAGGCGTACCAAGGCAAAAAGGCGGTGGATGGCATCAGCTTCAGCGTCGGCAAGGGGACGGTGACAGCAATCCTGGGACCGAATGGAGCAGGCAAATCAACGATGCTGGCGATGCTGCTGGGTCTGACCGAACCGGCAGAGGGACGGATCACCGTGTTCGGCAAGCAGCCCGGGCACAGTGCGGTAAGAGAAAAAACAGGAGCTATGCTCCAGGAGGTAAGCGTGATGGACCGGCTGAAGGTGCATGAGCTCATTAAGCTGACCCGGAGTTACTACCCGCAGCCAATGGACACGGAGGTGCTGTATAAGGCGACGGGACTGGCAGAGTCCGACCTTAAGCGGTACGCGGAAAAGCTGTCCGGCGGGCAAAAGCGCAGCCTGGGCTTTGCCCTGGCACTGGCCGGTGACCCGGATCTGCTGTTTCTGGATGAGCCGACAGTGGGGATGGATGTAGCGGCGCGGCGGAAGTTCTGGGAGACGGTGCGCGGACTGGCCGCCGGGGGCAAAACCATTCTGTTCACCACGCACTATCTGCAGGAGGCGGAGGATATAGCGGACCGGATTCTGCTGTTCAGCCGGGGAACACTGGTGGCAGACGGCACTCCGGATGAAATTAAATCACAGCTGGTGCGCAGCTCGCTGTCTTTTCTTCCGGCAGGAGACGCCTCCAAACTGCTGGTACAGCTTCGGCAGCTTCCCTCTATTAATGAAATCAGCAGCAGGGACGGCCGGATTTATGTGACTGCGGAGAGCACGGACGAGGCGCTGCGGGATCTTTTTACCGGAGGACTGGAAGTGAAGGATGTGAGGATTGATCAGGGCCGGCTGGATGCGGCGTTTGAACAACTAACCGGAAACCCGGGAGAGGCGGAACAGCAATGA
- a CDS encoding ABC transporter permease has translation MNKNLLMNQCKAELLRIVRNPYFVFWSLLMPILFYFIFTKVVNTGTDDVRHWQAHYLMSMSAFSVMGSSIMTLGIRLVQERTQGWNTFMRITPLPASIYFLGKMFGQTIMHLFSVLCIFTAGYLINGVSLSAAEWLFSGLWIVLGALPFMALGTLVGLMKRVDTASGVSNVLYMVLALAGGMWMPLEILPKSVQRIGQWLPSYNYGDGAWRLVQGDHPQWGGVLILLGYLAIFMLLSVYIRKKQEAV, from the coding sequence ATGAATAAGAACCTGTTAATGAACCAGTGCAAGGCCGAGCTGCTGCGAATCGTACGCAATCCGTATTTTGTATTCTGGTCGCTGCTGATGCCGATCCTGTTCTATTTTATTTTTACCAAAGTGGTGAACACGGGAACCGATGATGTCAGGCATTGGCAAGCGCATTACCTGATGTCGATGTCAGCTTTCAGCGTAATGGGCTCGTCGATTATGACGCTGGGCATCCGGCTGGTGCAGGAACGTACCCAGGGATGGAACACGTTTATGCGGATTACACCGCTGCCGGCTTCAATCTATTTTCTCGGAAAAATGTTCGGCCAGACCATTATGCATCTGTTCTCGGTTTTGTGTATTTTTACGGCGGGTTATCTGATCAACGGGGTGTCGCTCAGCGCGGCAGAGTGGCTGTTCAGCGGGCTGTGGATTGTACTTGGTGCACTGCCGTTTATGGCGCTGGGAACACTGGTCGGCCTGATGAAGCGGGTAGATACGGCGAGCGGGGTCAGCAATGTGCTGTATATGGTGCTGGCGCTGGCAGGCGGGATGTGGATGCCGCTGGAGATTTTGCCTAAGTCAGTGCAAAGAATCGGGCAGTGGCTGCCCTCCTATAATTACGGGGACGGGGCGTGGAGACTGGTGCAGGGAGATCATCCGCAGTGGGGCGGAGTACTGATATTGCTCGGATATCTGGCAATCTTTATGCTACTATCGGTATATATCCGAAAAAAACAGGAAGCGGTGTAG
- a CDS encoding metal-sensitive transcriptional regulator: MAPKEQKHSSAACDSSCHTPGERKSHHSEEFKNGLATRLNRIEGQIRGIKGMIERDTYCDDVLNQLAAVQAALGGVGKLLLEGHMRSCIVERIEAGEHEVIDELLITVNKLMK, translated from the coding sequence ATGGCACCCAAGGAACAGAAGCATTCTTCTGCAGCCTGCGACAGCAGCTGTCATACGCCGGGCGAACGCAAGAGCCATCATTCAGAAGAATTCAAGAATGGACTGGCTACCCGTCTCAACCGGATAGAAGGGCAGATCCGCGGAATCAAGGGCATGATTGAGCGCGATACCTATTGCGATGATGTGCTTAATCAGCTGGCCGCTGTACAGGCTGCACTCGGCGGAGTCGGAAAGCTGCTGCTCGAAGGGCATATGCGAAGCTGCATTGTTGAACGGATTGAAGCCGGAGAGCATGAAGTTATCGACGAGCTGCTGATTACAGTCAACAAGCTCATGAAATAG
- the nfsA gene encoding oxygen-insensitive NADPH nitroreductase: MSKEPTNAGSTDNETLSLLMKHASVRQFQDTPVSDEQLAAIIGAAQMASTSSNVQAYSVIAVTDAGLKAQLSAHSGNQAYIEQCPVFLVWCADLYRLRETVRPHLGDAETYEDTTENLIVATVDVALAAQNAAIAAESLGLGIVYIGGIRNNSAAVSELLGLPELVYPVFGMCLGTPAGEAGLRPRLPLSAVLHYNGYDKEKTAAQVGIYDKVSSEYMHKRTGGQSNAPWSAMMAKRLAEPARLHLKDFLQEKGFMKR; this comes from the coding sequence ATGAGTAAAGAACCAACTAATGCAGGCAGTACCGATAATGAAACCCTGTCTCTTTTAATGAAGCATGCCTCTGTCCGCCAGTTTCAGGACACGCCTGTAAGTGATGAGCAGCTTGCTGCCATTATCGGCGCGGCACAGATGGCGTCCACCTCCAGCAACGTGCAGGCTTACAGCGTCATCGCTGTGACTGATGCCGGGCTGAAGGCACAGCTCTCGGCACACTCGGGCAACCAGGCCTATATCGAGCAGTGTCCTGTGTTCCTGGTGTGGTGCGCTGACCTGTACCGGCTGCGGGAGACAGTGCGTCCGCATCTGGGCGATGCAGAAACTTATGAGGACACGACAGAGAACCTGATCGTTGCCACCGTTGACGTTGCCCTGGCGGCGCAGAATGCGGCAATCGCTGCCGAGTCCCTGGGCCTCGGAATTGTCTACATCGGCGGCATCCGCAACAACAGCGCCGCTGTATCCGAGCTGCTCGGCCTGCCTGAGCTGGTCTATCCCGTGTTCGGCATGTGCCTGGGCACCCCGGCCGGAGAAGCCGGCCTGCGCCCGCGCCTGCCATTGTCTGCAGTGTTGCACTACAACGGGTACGACAAGGAGAAAACCGCAGCCCAGGTCGGGATCTACGACAAGGTGAGCAGTGAGTACATGCATAAACGGACCGGCGGACAGAGCAACGCCCCTTGGTCTGCTATGATGGCCAAGCGGCTGGCTGAGCCTGCCCGGCTGCATTTGAAGGATTTTCTGCAGGAGAAGGGCTTTATGAAGCGGTAA